A portion of the Mycobacterium paraseoulense genome contains these proteins:
- a CDS encoding DUF3046 domain-containing protein: MRLTEFNERVVLRFGAAYGSSVLADHVLTGFGGRTAAQAIEDGVEPRDVWRALCVDFDVPRDQW; encoded by the coding sequence GTGCGGCTAACGGAATTCAACGAGCGCGTCGTGCTGCGATTCGGTGCGGCATACGGCTCTTCGGTGCTGGCGGACCACGTGCTGACCGGGTTCGGCGGCCGCACCGCCGCCCAGGCGATCGAGGACGGGGTTGAGCCCCGCGACGTGTGGCGGGCCCTGTGCGTCGACTTCGACGTGCCGCGCGACCAGTGGTGA
- a CDS encoding amino-acid N-acetyltransferase, which yields MPILLAVTESSQDPVVRRARTSDVPAIKRLVDTYAGKILLEKNLVTLYEAVQEFWVAERDGEVVGCGALHVMWSDLGEIRTVAVDPAMTGHGIGHAIVDRLLEVARELQLKRLFVLTFETEFFGKHGFTEIEGTPVTAEVFEEMCRSYDIGVAEFLDLSYVKPNILGNSRMLLVL from the coding sequence ATGCCGATACTGTTAGCCGTGACCGAAAGTTCGCAGGACCCTGTGGTGCGGCGGGCGCGAACCTCCGATGTCCCCGCCATCAAGCGACTCGTCGACACCTACGCAGGCAAGATCCTGCTGGAGAAGAACCTGGTGACGCTGTACGAGGCCGTCCAGGAATTCTGGGTGGCCGAACGTGACGGCGAGGTTGTCGGCTGCGGCGCGCTGCACGTGATGTGGTCCGACCTGGGCGAGATCCGCACCGTCGCGGTCGACCCGGCGATGACGGGCCACGGCATCGGTCACGCGATCGTCGACCGGCTGCTGGAGGTCGCGCGCGAGCTGCAGCTCAAGCGGCTGTTCGTGCTGACGTTCGAGACCGAGTTCTTCGGCAAGCACGGGTTCACCGAGATCGAGGGCACGCCGGTGACCGCCGAGGTGTTCGAGGAGATGTGCCGCTCCTACGACATCGGTGTCGCCGAGTTCCTGGACCTGAGCTACGTCAAGCCCAACATCCTCGGCAACTCCCGCATGCTGCTGGTGCTCTGA
- the pgsA gene encoding CDP-diacylglycerol--glycerol-3-phosphate 3-phosphatidyltransferase, whose protein sequence is MGPPGRVHIANLANTLTLLRLVLVPVFLLALFAKDGHEIAFRIVAFVIFTVAVITDRLDGLLARNYGMATEFGAFVDPIADKTLIGSALIGLSMLGDLPWWVTVVIMAREIGVTVLRLAVIRRGVIPASWGGKIKTVVQAVAIGLFILPLSGPFRVTAAVVMGVAVVLTVVTGIDYVVSTVREVRRTAA, encoded by the coding sequence ATGGGACCGCCAGGGCGCGTCCACATCGCAAACCTCGCCAACACGCTGACGCTGCTGCGCTTGGTGCTGGTCCCGGTCTTCCTGCTCGCGCTGTTCGCCAAGGACGGCCACGAGATCGCCTTCCGGATCGTGGCTTTCGTGATCTTCACGGTCGCGGTCATCACCGATCGGCTGGACGGCCTGCTGGCCCGCAACTACGGAATGGCAACCGAATTCGGCGCATTCGTCGATCCGATCGCGGACAAGACGCTGATCGGGTCGGCGTTGATCGGGCTGTCGATGCTCGGCGACCTGCCCTGGTGGGTCACGGTGGTGATCATGGCGCGCGAGATCGGGGTGACCGTGCTGCGGCTGGCCGTGATTCGCCGCGGGGTCATCCCGGCCAGTTGGGGCGGCAAGATCAAGACCGTGGTGCAGGCCGTGGCGATCGGCTTGTTCATCCTGCCGCTGTCGGGTCCCTTCCGGGTGACGGCCGCCGTGGTGATGGGAGTGGCCGTCGTGCTGACGGTCGTCACCGGCATCGACTACGTGGTGTCGACCGTCAGGGAAGTGCGCCGGACGGCCGCCTGA
- the pspM gene encoding phage shock envelope stress response protein PspM translates to MSVSETQRGLLRTLLGRGLATAADLSDLVARKLSAAADPRARLLRRRRRALLWGLIFAAGCVFWAAVTMLLAAWGWFALLLEITGAVSVVMAIPATLLLLRYRWLRSEPLPTPRPTSVRRLPPPGSAARPAMYALGASERGFLSLLNVIERGSMLPTAEIRDLTAAANKSSAAMAATAAEVVSMERAAQSSESSRTYLVPTINAFTAQLSAGVRQYNEMVTAAAQLVSSAHGDQLAAAQRYRAELAGATDRLVGWAQAFDELGGLRGAS, encoded by the coding sequence GTGTCGGTGAGCGAGACGCAGCGCGGGCTCTTGCGCACGCTGCTGGGACGCGGGTTGGCCACCGCCGCCGACCTCTCCGACCTGGTGGCCCGAAAGCTCAGTGCCGCCGCGGATCCGCGCGCGCGGCTGCTGCGCCGGCGTCGCCGCGCCCTGCTGTGGGGCCTGATATTCGCTGCCGGCTGCGTGTTCTGGGCGGCGGTGACGATGCTGCTGGCGGCCTGGGGATGGTTCGCGCTGCTGCTGGAGATCACCGGCGCGGTCTCGGTCGTCATGGCCATCCCGGCGACGCTGCTGTTGCTGCGCTACCGGTGGCTGCGTTCCGAGCCGCTGCCCACACCCCGCCCGACGAGTGTGCGCCGGCTGCCGCCACCCGGCTCGGCGGCGCGGCCCGCGATGTACGCGCTGGGCGCCTCGGAACGCGGGTTCCTGTCGCTGTTGAACGTCATCGAGCGGGGCTCGATGTTGCCGACCGCCGAGATCCGCGACCTGACCGCGGCGGCCAACAAATCCTCGGCGGCCATGGCGGCCACCGCCGCGGAGGTGGTGTCGATGGAGCGCGCCGCCCAGTCCAGCGAATCGTCGCGGACCTACCTGGTGCCCACCATCAACGCGTTCACCGCGCAGCTGAGCGCCGGCGTTCGCCAGTACAACGAGATGGTCACCGCCGCAGCACAATTGGTGTCGTCGGCGCACGGCGACCAGCTGGCCGCCGCACAGCGTTACCGCGCCGAGCTGGCCGGGGCCACCGACCGTTTGGTCGGCTGGGCGCAGGCGTTCGACGAGCTCGGCGGCCTGCGCGGCGCCAGCTAG
- a CDS encoding FtsK/SpoIIIE family DNA translocase, protein MPAKPPDGPQRQTVTSVAGGVDDVDATTLAVMANKTAARSKARTSRSKAPSRSGSGRARPAAPRKRPGRPARRRNHSLLVAAGLTGGRALRATWLMAARSTGGAARSIGRARDIDPGHRRDGIALMLLGLSVVVAASSWFDAARPVGAWVDTLLRTFIGAGVLALPVVTAAVAVALMRTQPNPDARPRLILGATLIALSALGLRHLWSGSPEDPEARRRAAGFIGFAIGGPLSDGLTAWIAAPLLFIGFMFGLLLLTGTTIREVPDAVRNMFGARLLGDDDDYDYDDYGDYGDYDDAESLAAEDFSDGYYDEGPPAAGPPAWPTADPAPALRDNEDDIPTTPEPAIGKSRRRDRKKTEVLDRVVEGPYTLPSMSLLVAGDPPKKRSAANTVMAEAIGEVLTQFKVDAAVTGCTRGPTVTRYEVELGPGVKVEKITALQKNIAYAVATESVRMLAPIPGKSAVGIEVPNTDREMVRLADVLTAPSTRRDHHPLVIGLGKDIEGDFISANLAKMPHLLVAGSTGSGKSSFVNSMLVSLLTRATPEEVRMILIDPKMVELTPYEGIPHLITPIITQPKKAAAALAWLVEEMEQRYQDMQASRVRHIDDFNEKVRSGAITAPLGSQREYRPYPYIVAIVDELADLMMTAPRDVEDAIVRITQKARAAGIHLVLATQRPSVDVVTGLIKTNVPSRLAFATSSLTDSRVILDQAGAEKLIGMGDALFLPMGASKTVRLQGAYITDEEIHAVVTACKDQAEPEYTEGVTAAKTTSERTDVDPDIGDDMDVFLQAVELVVSSQFGSTSMLQRKLRVGFAKAGRLMDLMETRGIVGPSEGSKAREVLVKPDELAGTLALIRGGDAAGGAADDD, encoded by the coding sequence ATGCCCGCCAAGCCGCCAGATGGCCCACAACGCCAAACCGTTACCAGTGTGGCGGGTGGTGTAGATGATGTCGATGCGACTACCCTTGCCGTCATGGCTAACAAGACCGCCGCCCGCTCCAAAGCCAGAACGAGCAGGTCAAAGGCCCCTTCGCGGAGCGGGTCGGGACGCGCGCGGCCGGCGGCACCCCGCAAGCGGCCGGGCAGGCCCGCCCGGCGGCGCAACCATTCGCTGCTGGTGGCCGCCGGGCTGACCGGCGGCCGCGCCCTGCGCGCCACCTGGCTGATGGCCGCGCGCAGCACCGGCGGCGCGGCCCGGTCGATCGGGCGGGCCCGCGACATCGACCCGGGACACCGCCGCGACGGGATCGCGCTGATGCTCCTCGGCCTGTCCGTCGTGGTCGCGGCGAGCTCCTGGTTCGACGCCGCCCGCCCCGTCGGCGCGTGGGTCGACACGCTGTTGCGCACCTTCATCGGGGCGGGCGTCCTGGCACTGCCCGTCGTCACGGCCGCGGTGGCGGTCGCGCTGATGCGCACCCAGCCCAACCCCGACGCGCGGCCCAGGCTGATTTTGGGCGCCACCCTGATCGCCCTGTCCGCGCTCGGCCTGCGCCACCTGTGGTCCGGCTCGCCCGAAGACCCCGAGGCGCGCCGCCGCGCGGCGGGATTCATCGGTTTCGCCATCGGCGGTCCGCTGTCGGACGGGCTGACGGCCTGGATCGCCGCGCCGTTGTTGTTCATCGGCTTCATGTTCGGCCTGCTGCTGCTGACCGGGACCACCATCCGCGAGGTGCCCGACGCGGTCCGCAACATGTTCGGCGCCCGGCTGCTCGGCGATGACGACGATTACGACTACGACGACTACGGCGACTATGGCGATTACGACGACGCGGAATCCCTTGCCGCCGAAGACTTCTCCGACGGCTACTACGACGAGGGCCCACCGGCCGCCGGGCCGCCGGCCTGGCCGACGGCGGACCCGGCCCCCGCGCTGCGGGACAACGAGGACGACATTCCCACCACGCCGGAGCCGGCCATCGGCAAGAGCCGTCGACGCGACAGGAAGAAGACCGAGGTGCTGGACCGGGTCGTCGAGGGCCCCTACACCCTGCCGTCGATGAGCCTGCTGGTGGCGGGCGACCCGCCCAAGAAGCGCAGCGCCGCCAACACCGTCATGGCCGAGGCCATCGGCGAGGTGCTCACCCAGTTCAAGGTCGACGCGGCCGTCACCGGCTGCACCCGGGGCCCGACCGTCACCCGCTACGAGGTCGAGCTGGGCCCCGGCGTGAAGGTGGAGAAGATCACCGCGCTGCAGAAGAACATCGCCTACGCGGTGGCCACCGAGAGCGTGCGGATGCTGGCGCCGATCCCCGGCAAGTCCGCCGTGGGCATCGAGGTGCCCAACACCGACCGGGAAATGGTGCGGTTGGCCGACGTGCTGACCGCGCCGTCCACCCGCCGCGACCACCACCCGCTGGTGATCGGGCTGGGCAAGGACATCGAGGGCGACTTCATCTCGGCCAACCTGGCCAAGATGCCGCACCTGCTGGTCGCGGGCTCGACCGGGTCCGGCAAGTCCAGCTTCGTCAACTCCATGCTGGTGTCGCTGCTGACCCGGGCCACCCCGGAGGAGGTCAGGATGATCCTGATCGACCCGAAGATGGTGGAGCTGACGCCGTACGAGGGCATCCCGCACCTGATCACCCCGATCATCACCCAGCCCAAGAAGGCCGCCGCCGCGCTGGCCTGGCTGGTCGAGGAGATGGAGCAGCGCTACCAGGACATGCAGGCCTCCCGCGTGCGCCACATCGACGACTTCAACGAGAAGGTGCGGTCGGGGGCCATCACCGCGCCGCTGGGCAGCCAGCGCGAATACCGGCCCTACCCGTACATCGTGGCGATCGTCGACGAGCTGGCCGACCTGATGATGACCGCCCCGCGCGACGTCGAGGACGCGATCGTGCGGATCACGCAGAAGGCCCGCGCGGCGGGCATCCACCTGGTGCTGGCCACCCAGCGCCCGTCGGTGGACGTGGTCACCGGGCTCATCAAGACCAACGTGCCGTCCCGGCTGGCGTTCGCCACGTCGTCGCTCACCGACAGCCGGGTGATCCTGGACCAGGCCGGCGCGGAGAAGCTGATCGGCATGGGCGACGCCCTGTTCCTGCCGATGGGCGCCAGCAAGACCGTCCGGCTGCAGGGCGCCTACATCACCGACGAGGAGATCCACGCCGTCGTCACCGCCTGCAAGGACCAGGCCGAGCCCGAATATACCGAGGGCGTGACCGCCGCCAAGACCACCAGCGAACGCACCGACGTCGACCCGGACATCGGCGACGACATGGACGTCTTCCTGCAGGCCGTCGAGCTGGTGGTGTCCAGCCAGTTCGGCTCCACCTCGATGCTGCAGCGCAAGCTGCGCGTCGGCTTCGCCAAGGCCGGCAGGCTGATGGACCTGATGGAGACCCGCGGCATCGTCGGACCCAGCGAGGGCTCCAAGGCGCGCGAGGTGCTGGTCAAGCCCGACGAGCTGGCCGGAACGCTGGCGTTGATCCGCGGCGGTGACGCCGCCGGCGGCGCCGCCGACGACGACTGA
- a CDS encoding glycosyltransferase translates to MRVAVVAGPDPGHSFPAIALCQRFAAAGDEPTLFTGAEWVDTARAAGIAAAPLDGLAATDDDVDAGARIHRRAARMAVLNVPALRDLAPDLVVSDVITAGGGMAAELLGIPWIELDPHPLYLPSKGLPPIGSGLAPGTGIRGRLRDATMRALTARSWRAGLRQRAAVRVEIGLPARDPGPLRRLIATLPALEVPRPDWPAEAVLVGPLHFEPTERVLEIPAGPGPVLVVAPSTASTGTEGLAELALAQLRPGETLPAGSRLVVSRLGGADLQVPPWAVVGLGSQAELLRHADLVICGGGHGMVAKTLLAGVPLVAVPGGGDQWEMANRVVRQGSGRLIRPLTAEALVAAVTEVLSSPRYRQAAQAAAASIAGVADPVRVCHEALALTG, encoded by the coding sequence ATGCGTGTCGCCGTGGTCGCTGGGCCGGATCCCGGTCACTCGTTCCCCGCGATCGCGCTGTGCCAACGTTTCGCCGCAGCCGGCGACGAGCCCACGCTGTTCACCGGCGCCGAATGGGTGGACACCGCCCGCGCCGCCGGCATCGCCGCCGCGCCGCTGGACGGGCTGGCGGCCACCGACGACGACGTCGACGCCGGGGCCCGAATCCATCGGCGCGCGGCGCGGATGGCCGTGCTCAACGTGCCCGCGCTGCGCGACCTGGCGCCGGACCTGGTGGTGTCCGACGTCATCACGGCGGGCGGCGGCATGGCCGCCGAGCTGTTGGGCATCCCGTGGATCGAACTCGACCCGCATCCGCTCTACCTGCCGTCGAAGGGATTGCCGCCGATCGGCAGCGGGCTGGCCCCGGGCACCGGCATCCGCGGCCGGCTCCGCGACGCCACGATGCGCGCGCTCACCGCGCGGTCCTGGCGCGCAGGCCTGCGCCAGCGCGCCGCCGTGCGGGTCGAGATCGGGTTGCCGGCCCGCGACCCCGGGCCGCTGCGCCGCCTGATCGCCACGTTGCCCGCCCTCGAGGTGCCCCGGCCGGACTGGCCCGCGGAGGCCGTGTTGGTGGGCCCGCTGCACTTCGAACCGACCGAGCGGGTGCTGGAAATCCCGGCGGGCCCCGGGCCGGTGCTGGTGGTCGCGCCGTCGACCGCGTCGACCGGGACCGAGGGGCTGGCCGAGCTCGCGCTGGCCCAGCTGCGGCCGGGGGAGACGCTGCCGGCCGGATCGCGGCTGGTGGTCTCGCGGCTGGGGGGCGCGGATCTTCAGGTGCCGCCGTGGGCGGTGGTCGGGCTGGGCAGCCAGGCCGAGTTGTTGAGGCACGCCGACCTGGTGATCTGCGGTGGCGGCCACGGCATGGTGGCCAAGACGCTGCTGGCGGGGGTGCCCCTCGTGGCGGTGCCCGGGGGCGGGGATCAGTGGGAGATGGCCAACCGGGTGGTCCGGCAGGGCAGCGGGCGGCTGATCCGGCCGCTGACCGCGGAAGCCCTGGTGGCCGCCGTGACCGAGGTCCTGTCTTCGCCCCGCTACCGGCAGGCCGCCCAGGCCGCCGCCGCTAGCATCGCCGGCGTGGCCGATCCGGTCCGGGTGTGCCACGAAGCGCTCGCCCTTACGGGATGA
- a CDS encoding mycofactocin-coupled SDR family oxidoreductase gives MMTRPLEGKVAFITGAARGQGRAHAVRLAADGANIIAIDLCEQIASVPYPLATEDDLAETVKLVEDTGARIVAARGDVRDRASLSAALQQGLDEFGRLDIVVANAGIAPMQSGDDGWRDVIDVNLTGVYNTIKAAIPTMVKQGTGGSIVLISSSAGLAGVGSPDAGSVGYAAAKHGVVGLMRVYANLLATQYIRVNSIHPSGVETPMINNEFTREWLAKMAAATDTPGAMGNAMPVEVLQVEDIANAVAWLVSDQARYITGVTLPVDAGFLNK, from the coding sequence CTGATGACCCGGCCACTCGAAGGCAAGGTCGCGTTCATCACCGGCGCGGCGCGCGGGCAGGGACGCGCACACGCGGTGCGGCTCGCCGCCGACGGCGCGAACATCATCGCGATCGACCTGTGCGAGCAGATCGCCAGCGTCCCCTACCCCTTGGCCACCGAGGACGACCTGGCGGAGACCGTCAAGCTGGTCGAGGACACCGGCGCCCGGATCGTGGCCGCCCGTGGCGACGTGCGTGACCGGGCGTCCCTGTCGGCCGCGTTGCAGCAGGGCCTGGACGAGTTCGGCCGGCTCGACATCGTCGTGGCCAACGCCGGCATCGCTCCGATGCAGTCCGGCGACGACGGCTGGCGCGACGTCATCGACGTCAACCTCACCGGCGTCTACAACACCATCAAGGCTGCCATCCCGACCATGGTCAAGCAGGGCACCGGGGGCTCGATCGTGCTGATCAGTTCGAGCGCCGGCCTGGCCGGCGTCGGCAGCCCCGACGCGGGTTCCGTCGGCTATGCCGCCGCCAAGCACGGTGTGGTGGGCTTGATGCGGGTATACGCGAACCTGCTTGCAACGCAGTATATTCGGGTTAACTCGATCCACCCGTCCGGAGTCGAAACCCCGATGATCAACAACGAGTTCACCCGGGAGTGGCTGGCCAAGATGGCCGCCGCAACCGACACGCCGGGAGCCATGGGCAACGCCATGCCGGTGGAGGTGCTGCAGGTCGAAGACATCGCCAACGCGGTGGCGTGGCTGGTGTCCGACCAGGCCCGCTACATCACCGGCGTGACGTTGCCCGTCGATGCCGGTTTCCTGAACAAGTAG
- the pspA gene encoding phage shock protein PspA codes for MANPFVKAWKYLMALFNAKIDEHADPKVQIQQAIEEAQRTHQALTQQAAQVIGNQRQLEMRLNRQLADIEKLQVNVRQALTLADQATAAGDAAKATEYNNAAEAFAAQLVTAEQGVEDLKTLHDQALSAAAQAKKAVEQNAMVLQQKIAERTKLLSQLEQAKMQEQVSASLRSMSEIAAPGNVPSLDEVRDKIERRYANAIGSAELAQGSVQGRMLEVEQAGVQMAGHSRLEQIRASMRGEALPTGGTPAAGAAPATPAPAETTGGAATEKPFGQ; via the coding sequence ATGGCCAATCCGTTCGTCAAAGCGTGGAAGTACCTCATGGCGCTGTTCAACGCGAAGATCGACGAGCACGCCGACCCCAAGGTGCAGATCCAGCAGGCCATCGAGGAAGCGCAACGCACGCATCAGGCGCTGACCCAGCAGGCGGCGCAGGTGATCGGCAACCAGCGCCAGCTGGAGATGCGGCTGAACCGGCAACTCGCCGACATCGAGAAGTTGCAGGTCAACGTGCGTCAGGCGTTGACGTTGGCCGACCAGGCCACCGCCGCCGGTGACGCCGCCAAGGCCACCGAATACAACAACGCCGCGGAGGCGTTCGCCGCCCAGCTGGTGACCGCCGAGCAGGGCGTCGAGGACCTCAAGACGCTGCACGATCAGGCGCTGAGCGCGGCCGCGCAAGCCAAGAAGGCGGTCGAGCAGAACGCGATGGTGCTGCAGCAGAAGATCGCCGAACGCACCAAGCTGCTCAGCCAGCTCGAGCAGGCGAAGATGCAGGAACAGGTGAGCGCGTCGCTGCGCTCGATGAGCGAAATCGCGGCGCCCGGCAACGTGCCCAGCCTCGACGAGGTGCGCGACAAGATCGAGCGCCGCTACGCCAACGCGATCGGCTCCGCCGAGCTCGCGCAGGGATCGGTGCAGGGCCGCATGCTCGAGGTCGAACAGGCCGGCGTGCAGATGGCCGGTCACTCCCGGCTGGAGCAGATCCGCGCGTCGATGCGCGGCGAGGCGTTGCCGACCGGCGGGACCCCCGCCGCCGGGGCCGCGCCGGCGACACCCGCGCCCGCCGAGACCACCGGCGGCGCCGCCACCGAGAAGCCCTTTGGCCAGTAA
- a CDS encoding DUF732 domain-containing protein — translation MRTIAAGGLLLALMFSAGVAHADSGDEQQACQLMDDPAAAEQGLAPVEYAFMQLRSRMSAERARTIMSVAVQDYCPNHLADLPASWR, via the coding sequence ATGAGGACGATCGCGGCGGGCGGGCTGCTTCTCGCCCTGATGTTCAGCGCGGGCGTCGCCCACGCCGATAGCGGCGACGAACAGCAGGCCTGCCAGTTGATGGACGATCCGGCGGCCGCCGAGCAGGGACTCGCGCCGGTCGAATACGCCTTCATGCAATTGCGTTCCAGGATGTCGGCGGAGCGGGCGCGGACCATCATGTCCGTGGCGGTGCAGGACTACTGCCCCAACCACCTGGCGGACCTGCCGGCGAGCTGGCGGTGA
- the clgR gene encoding transcriptional regulator ClgR produces MPPLVREVVGDVLREARMTQGRTLREVSDSARVSLGYLSEVERGRKEPSSELLNAICEALEVPLSSVLTDAGERMAGVERAARGAPADGLRGPSIDADTKVVIPPVASLAIA; encoded by the coding sequence ATGCCGCCATTGGTGCGCGAGGTCGTCGGCGACGTGTTGCGGGAGGCCCGGATGACACAGGGCCGGACGCTGCGCGAGGTGTCCGATTCGGCTCGGGTGAGCCTCGGTTATCTGTCCGAGGTCGAGCGCGGGCGCAAGGAGCCCTCCAGCGAACTGCTCAACGCGATCTGCGAGGCGTTGGAGGTGCCGCTGTCGTCGGTGCTGACCGACGCCGGCGAGCGGATGGCCGGGGTGGAACGGGCCGCCCGCGGGGCGCCCGCCGACGGGTTGCGTGGTCCCAGCATCGACGCCGACACCAAGGTCGTCATCCCGCCGGTGGCCTCGCTGGCGATCGCCTGA
- a CDS encoding SAM-dependent methyltransferase, translating into MARNPAAQTAFGPMVLAAVEHNEPPDRRLVDDDLAELFLPAPLRWLVAATRVAAVRRLMIRGSEWTGRGLWANLACRKRFIGDKLADALDGIDAVVILGAGLDTRAYLLTRQVRIPVFEVDLPVNVARKVQTVRRVLGGPPMSVRLVALDLERDDLLTALAEHGYHTDYRAFFICEGVTQYLTEATVRRTLEGLRAAAPGSHLVFTYVRRDFIDGTNRYGTRTLYRSVRQRRQLWHFGLQPDEVGAFIGEYGWRLLEQAGPDELLQRYVEPTGRKLTASQLEWSAYAQKL; encoded by the coding sequence ATGGCACGAAATCCCGCCGCGCAGACCGCCTTCGGACCGATGGTGTTGGCGGCCGTCGAACACAACGAGCCGCCGGACCGACGCCTGGTGGACGACGACCTCGCCGAACTGTTCCTTCCTGCGCCGCTACGCTGGCTCGTCGCGGCGACCCGAGTGGCGGCGGTGCGCCGCTTGATGATCCGCGGATCGGAGTGGACGGGCCGCGGTTTGTGGGCGAACTTGGCCTGCCGCAAGCGGTTCATCGGCGACAAGCTCGCCGATGCGCTCGACGGCATCGACGCGGTGGTCATCCTGGGGGCCGGATTGGACACCCGCGCCTACCTGCTGACGCGGCAGGTCCGCATCCCCGTCTTCGAGGTCGACCTGCCGGTCAACGTCGCCAGGAAGGTGCAGACGGTCCGGCGGGTGCTGGGCGGGCCGCCGATGTCGGTGCGGCTTGTGGCATTGGACCTCGAGCGCGACGACCTGCTCACCGCCCTGGCCGAGCACGGATATCACACCGACTACCGGGCGTTCTTCATCTGCGAGGGCGTCACCCAATACCTGACCGAAGCCACCGTCCGCCGCACGTTGGAGGGGCTGCGCGCGGCCGCGCCGGGCAGCCATCTGGTTTTCACCTACGTCCGGCGGGATTTCATCGACGGCACAAATCGCTACGGCACCCGCACGCTCTATCGCAGCGTCCGCCAGCGGCGGCAGCTGTGGCACTTCGGGCTACAGCCCGACGAGGTCGGCGCGTTCATCGGCGAATACGGTTGGCGGCTGCTGGAGCAGGCCGGTCCCGACGAACTCCTCCAGCGCTACGTCGAGCCCACCGGTCGCAAACTCACCGCCTCGCAACTGGAGTGGTCGGCCTACGCCCAGAAGTTGTAG
- a CDS encoding limonene-1,2-epoxide hydrolase family protein: MTEPTGTAVANTRTVEGFLNALQDADYDAADAALDDNLVYENVGLPTIHGRARAMKLFRQMDGRAAFEVKIHRIAADGGAVLTERTDALIFGPVRLQFWVCGVFEVHDGRITLWRDYFDFFDMFKATLRGLAAVVLPSLKATF, translated from the coding sequence ATGACCGAGCCGACCGGAACCGCCGTTGCGAACACCCGCACGGTCGAGGGCTTCCTGAACGCCCTGCAGGACGCGGATTACGACGCCGCTGACGCGGCATTGGACGACAACCTCGTCTACGAGAACGTCGGGCTGCCGACCATCCACGGCCGGGCCAGGGCGATGAAGCTGTTTCGCCAGATGGACGGCCGCGCCGCCTTCGAGGTGAAGATCCATCGCATCGCCGCCGACGGCGGGGCGGTGCTCACCGAGCGCACCGACGCCCTGATCTTCGGCCCCGTGCGGCTGCAGTTCTGGGTATGCGGCGTGTTCGAGGTCCACGACGGGCGAATCACCTTGTGGCGCGACTACTTTGACTTCTTCGACATGTTCAAGGCCACCCTTCGCGGCCTGGCCGCCGTGGTGCTGCCCTCGCTGAAAGCGACCTTCTAG
- a CDS encoding putative quinol monooxygenase, whose product MPVVVVATMTVKPESVDTVRDILTQAVEEVHNEPGCQLYSLHQSGETFVFVEQWADEEALKAHSTAPAIGKMFGAAGEHLAGAPDIKMLQPVVAGDPDKGQLRS is encoded by the coding sequence ATGCCCGTCGTCGTCGTCGCCACCATGACCGTCAAACCCGAGTCGGTCGACACAGTCCGTGACATCCTCACGCAGGCGGTGGAGGAAGTGCACAACGAACCGGGCTGCCAGTTGTACTCCCTGCACCAGTCGGGCGAGACCTTCGTCTTCGTCGAGCAGTGGGCCGACGAGGAGGCGCTCAAGGCCCACAGCACCGCGCCGGCCATCGGCAAGATGTTCGGGGCGGCCGGCGAGCACCTGGCCGGGGCGCCGGACATCAAGATGCTGCAGCCGGTTGTCGCGGGCGACCCGGACAAGGGTCAGCTCCGGTCCTGA